One Papaver somniferum cultivar HN1 unplaced genomic scaffold, ASM357369v1 unplaced-scaffold_76, whole genome shotgun sequence genomic window carries:
- the LOC113344463 gene encoding uncharacterized protein LOC113344463, giving the protein MATTSFAALEHSLQNLSLMNHAGKSKITTPSDDDNMKEEDTTDFNDGIELNSDIPLPLKWEQCLDLKTGEVYYRNKETGKKSRRDPRKAITKFRGRNDYLVKEENSSDSEQRSPSPSTSSSKAKRNDTRRDQVLVVAGCKSCMMYFMLPKYVVDCPKCCGIILHFDRFQNGS; this is encoded by the exons ATGGCGACAACCAGTTTTGCTGCCTTGGAGCATTCTTTGCAGAATTTATCACTTATGAATCATGCCGGAAAGTCGAAGATTACTACCCCTAGTGATGATGATAACATGAAAGAAGAAGATACAACGGATTTTAATGACGGAATTGAGCTTAATTCTGATATCCCTCTTCCTTTGAAATGGGAGCAATGTCTTGATTTGAAG ACGGGTGAAGTTTACTACAGAAATAAGGAAACTGGTAAGAAATCAAGAAGAGACCCAAGGAAAGCGATAACTAAGTTCCGGGGCCGAAATGATTATTTGGTGAAAGAAGAAAACTCTTCTGATAGTGAACAAAGATCACCATctccatcaacatcatcatcaaagGCGAAGAGAAACGACACTCGCCGTGATCAAGTTCTTGTGGTTGCAGGCTGTAAGAGTTGTATGATGTATTTCATGCTTCCCAAGTATGTGGTTGATTGTCCAAAATGTTGTGGGATCATTCTTCATTTTGATCGATTTCAAAATGGGtcttaa